In Myotis daubentonii chromosome 11, mMyoDau2.1, whole genome shotgun sequence, the genomic window ACCACCCGTCCCCTTTCTACTCGCCCCCTCACAATGGCCTCCTCGCTGATCACCATGAATCTCTGGATAATGATGTGGCCAGTGAGATCCGATATCTAGACGAGGTGCTGGAGGCCAACTGCTGCGATTCATCTGCGGACGGAACTTACAACGGCACATCCTCCCCGGAGCCTGGCGCAGCCATCCTGGTGGGCAGCCCGAGCCCACCTGCCCACACCGCCGTCCAGCCAGAACCCACTGAGAGAGCAGCCGGCAGGCAGGTGCCTCCTCACATTGAGCTCAGTAAAAGCAACTCTGACACCATGGCGGAGGGTGACAGAGCCAACGGCCACTCCCCTGACCAGCCCAGAGATCTGCTGGGGGACAGCCTGCAGGCACCCGTGagccccagctcctccaccaGCTCGTGGTGCTCGTCCCGAGATGGGGAGTTCACGCTCACCACGCTGAAGAAGGAAGCCAAGTTTGAGCTGCGTGCCTTCCACGAGGACAAGAAGCCCTCCAAGCTCTTTGAGGACGACGAGAAAGAACAGTACTGTGTCCGAAAAGTGAGGCCTACGGAAGAGAtcctggagctggagaaggaaaGGCGAGAACTCATCCGGAGTCAGGCCATGAAGAAGAATCCTGGCATCGCGGCCAAATGGTGGAATCCGCCCCAGGAAAAATCCATCGAGGAGCAGCTGGACGAGGAACATCTGGAGTCGCACAAAAAGTACAAGGAGCGCAAGGAGCGCAGGGCGCAGCAGGAGCAGttgctgctgcagcagcagccCCCGCCGCAGCTCTGCACAGCCCCCGCCTCCGCTCGGGAACCTTCCGGCATGGCCGCAAAGACGAAGGAGGACATCGTCACAGAGCAGATCGATTTCTCTGCTGCTCGCAAACAGTTCCAGCTCATGGAGAATTCCAGGCAACCATTGGCCAAGGGCCAGAGTAACCCCAGGCTCTTCTCCATCAAGCCCTTCTATCGGCCTCTGGGTTCAATCAACTCAGACAAGCCACTGACCATCTCGAGACCAGCTTCCCTCGGGGGTCCTGCAGAAGACGGTGGCACATCAGCGGCCAAGGGGCAGAAAGCCCCCTGTGCCCTGGAGAGCCAGTCTCCgggaggaggccagggcagcTCAGCTcctcaggggaaggaagggcccTACAGTGAGCCCTCCAAACGCGGGCCCCTGTCCAAACTGTGGGCAGAGGACGGAGAGTTCACAAGTGCCAGGGCCGTCCTCACCGTGGTCAAGGACGACGACCCTGGGATTTTGGATCAGTTTTCCAGGTCTGTCAAtgtctctctgacccaggaggAGCTTGACTCTGGTTTGGATGAGTTGTCAGTGAGGTCCCAGGACACCACTGTCCTGGAGACCCTGTCCAATGATTTCAGCATGGACAACATCAGCGACAGCGGGGCCTCCAACGAAACAGCCAACGCCCTCCAGGAAAATTCACTGGCTGATTTTTCTCTGCCCCAGACTCCCCAAACTGACAACCCCTCAGAAGGCCGAGGAGAAGGCGTCTCCAAGTCCTTTAGTGATCATGGTTTCTACTCCCCTTCGTCCACGCTGGGAGACTCTCCGTCGGTCGATGACCCCTTGGAATACCAGGCTGGTCTCCTGGTTCAAAATGCCATTCAACAAGCCATAGCCGAGCAAGTGGATAGAGCTGGGTCTGGAACCAGCAAGGGTAGAGCAGAACAACAGAGACCCAAAGCAACTCTGGAGGAAGCCGGGACTGGGGCTCCTCGCTCCGAGAAGCCTCAGAGCATGTTTGAGCCACCTCAGGTGTCCTCTCCTGTTCAAGAGAAAAGGGATGTATTACCAAAGATCCTGCCTGCCGAAGACAGGGTGCTCAGGGAACGGGGACCCGCCTCCCCACCGCCCGCGGTGCAGCCCAGTGGCCCGATAAACATGGAGGAGACCAGACCAGAAGGGAGCTATTTCAGCAAGTACTCGGAGGCCGCAGAGCTGAGAAGCACAGCCTCGCTCCTGGCCACTCAAGAGTCTGACGTGATGGTGGGGCCCTTCAAGCTGAGGTCAAGGAAGCAGCGGACTTTGTCCATGATCGAGGAAGAGATCCgagcagcccaggagagggaagaggagctgAAGAGGCAGAGACAAGTCTTGCAGAGCACCCAGAGTTCCAGGGCAAAGAACGCCTTGTCGCTGCCCTCCCGAACATCGTGCTACAAAACCGCTCCCGGTAAGTGAAGCGCCGCACACAGAGGCAGGTGTTACCGGTTGATTTCCGCTTTCAGGTATCTATGTGGATTCTCCTCTGTGCGTGGCTGGAATAAGTGTCCAGGCTACACAAGCACGGGGACTTCAGCATTTGGTTCATGCTACGGGAGTGTCAGAGCGTCCTCTGGAGGAATCCTGAGCCTGGATGGTGTGAGCCATTCCCCAGAGGAATGGAACGCAGTAGGTCTGTCTCATTATTCTGCTCTGGTCTTGGTTTAGTGCAGAggattgttctcttttatttgaaGGGGCTGCTTCTTGGCAATGGGAGTGTGACTGTGTGGGACCCATGTGGACCGTTGGAGTCAACAGCTTGACCCTTAGTGTCTGTAGTTAAATCAACCCATCTGATTTGGGGGATGTGCTCTACTAACCCCTTCTGATGCGAGGTCCCTTTCCAACAATGACAGTCATGACTTGGTGTTGCAGAGTGACCCAGAGAAGATGCTTTTGTCCGTCTTCTATATGATTGGCTTTGCTTTTCATCCTCACAAAGCAATTACTTTGGAATTAGGGGTGGTCTCATCTATTCATGTTCTATGATCCATTTAGAGAAGCTGAGTTGCTAGATAAAAAGGCAGGTCTTTCATCCCCTCTCATTGCCTGGGCAGTCCCTTTCTTGAATACTTTGTGTAGATGTTTGATGCTAATGATATGGCAATTGTTATTGCTACCATTATGAGTAACAATGTAGACCAGTAGCTTTTATTTCCCATTTGGATATGATGACAATTGGAGACCCACACATCCTATCATGGAGAGATGCTGCAGACAGTGTGGCCTCAGCTAGTCTGTGAGGTGTTTGTTACGGGACTGTGCTGACGTAAATACAGACAGTGAGAGTAAGTTCTGGAAACTCTTGGAGCAATTTGATATTGTCCTCAAATCCAAGTGTGGGACTTCgtagttttaaaaagtattggcCCGAAATAGACTGGGGAGGAGAAAACTGTTTCTTCACCAGAAATAATTTAGAAGTATTACcctattgtgtattttaaatctttgttgttgaaagtattacatatgtctgcttTTATCCTGCATTGACCTCTTCTAACAGTCCTTCCAACTCTTAATCCTGTCTTGACACTTGGCTTCCATCAAATCTACAATGATGCAAGGGAACtctttttgttaataattttcaaCCAAAAGAAAAGTTCCCAagtttaaatgtcttttttattctgaacGATTTGGGAGAGATCTATGTTTTTGCTTTTAGTTTCCCTCTTTCAAAAATGGAGGATGATAAagtgtctatttttaaaaggatacagTCATTTCCAAAGAACAATTATTAGAACAAACATCTGGAAGTTTTATCTTACTGGTTCTGATGTGCTGtttaaaggaaggaagaagttCTGCATAAATAGGGTTTGTGTTACATTTGTTCATACAGAGGTGAACAAGGCAGTTCCTGCCTTTGGGGAACTTAGAGTTCAGGAAGAAAAACAACCCCAAACAGAGGTGGAAATTTCATGGCAGAGAAGCACGGAGACCCTTGGGAGCACACAACACAGAAGACCACCTCAGTGGGGAGAAGGGAAGTCTTCCTTTCTTGGGAAACTTCTCCACTTTGAGCTGAGGGAGAACTCAGGCTCAGGGGGTGCAGGAAATTATTCCAGGAACAATTTCTGTAGGAAAAGCACCTATCGAGGCCCCAAAGGAATAGAGAACACGGCACATTTGAGGTGTTTCTAGAAGGTCTGGGTGGGTTGGAGGAAGAAatctaaaacaaagcaaaattgaTTGGAGCCAGACAACATTTAGGTTTTAGATGTTATACTTTATCCCTTGGCCGGTCGGAAGCCAAGGAGGACTTTCAGAAGGGTAATTATCTCCACACAGCTCCAAGCTGTCCTGCCTTCATGCATGAACTGATGGACTCGAGGTCTTCCTGCCTTTTAGTGAGTTCATTCCACCGGCTTCTATTGAGCTCTTCCTCTGAGTGAGCACTTCTGAAGTCATGCCGCCAACTCGACAAATGACATGTGTTAGGTGAGAGGCCATGCTCCCAAGAAGGAACACACGTGAGCCTCCTGCGCATGGTACTTAGAAGCAGAGCGTAAAGGAAGTGCTCCGGCAGGTGTGCAAGCCTGATTTGAAGGCGTAACCCACTCACTGCTGGAAGACTCCCTTGAGGAGGGAGTCTGGGAGGACAACCCAAACATTGTATTGAAGTTAACAGTGTAGACCTTTTCAAATGTCTTTTCAAATTTAGGGTGTCAGCGGACAGTTCTCACTATTATTAGGTTTCCTGGTTTCACTTCCAACTTCTAGGCCTGACAGAGAAACCCAGATACCTAGGTGAATAGTTTAGGGGgggtgttttttttggtttgctttttttttttttaagtttagtttTTGAAATAGTTTCTGTTTTCATGCCAGATGTTAATTTGATCTACCAAGTCAGAGAAGTTGCCAGATAAGGGGGACATTATTGAGCGTGGTAAAGGAGAAGGTGTGGTATTGAGTCCCATAACTTAGAGCGTCCATCTCTTTTAATATGTGGAAAGATGTGATAGTgatatacatattataaaaataaaatttccaagcAGTTTGAACTTCTGTTATCAGTTTGAATCACAATGCACATGTGATGATTGTTACCTTATTATAAAGATTATTGGCTggatctcttttctttcctctttgttATCTTCAAATATCAAAGGAAAAgtcctagaaagaaaaaaaaaaaaaagttgatgtcAGCACAATATTCACGAAGCAGAGCTTGGTGACTCGTTCCATGTGTAATATCCCAGTGAGGGATATGTCTGCTGCTGTATTTCCTGGACATTCTCTGGTGACACAGCCTAATCATGGCTATGACTTACCAAGACCTTAAAGCTGTGACCTATGCTAGTTATTTCACACACATTTTCTGTTTAATCCCACAACAGGCCTCTGAGATTTAACACAAATTATCCAAACCCTTGAAGCCAGGTATATTcagatttcttattttattttagaaaatccataaaaatgtatattctgttatTTAGAAAAGCAATGCAATGCATATACTGTTATGTAACACACCGAGGTGGGGTGTGGGGCAGCACGCCTCATGAAATCCGATTTCTGCCATAAATCTTAAAAAGAGTTGGTTATATTAAGTGGGAAAAAATAAAGGCTAAGAAGAACCTCATGCTGCTTCATGTCAGGTTTTGCTGCCAAATAAGTTATGACAAAACTTGGTTTTCAGAGCTTTTCCTGGAGTTTGGAATTGTGCATGAGGGATCGTGGGCCTGTAACAGTATTTCCTTTTCTAAGAATTAATATAGAGCCCAGAGAGACTAAGTAACTTGGTCGAGGTCACCCAgttaggaagtggcagagccaggttcAAACCCAGGTTCATTTGACTCCAGAGTCTGTATTTTGTCTACACCCTTTCTTGTCCTCTGCTGGACCCGCCCCATGCCCTTGAGGCCCATGAGGTGTGTGGTAACAGCTCTCCTCTCCACCTACAGTGATTGAGCTATTTCCTTCTGCCCTCTCCCAGTGCTTAGGCCTGGCCCTGCATTTCCTCGGTCCTTCTACTGTGGCTCTGGAATCCTCTGCTCACGGTGGCCAGGGTGGGTGAGTTTGCTTCAAGAGGTCATGAGACTGTGGTATCCCAGTGACCCAGAATGgttcctttgtttttttgttttgttttttagaactAAATCCCAATGCTCCAAATTACAATAGGCCAAATTGCTGGTGCTGCCCGAAGATCTGAGTGATGGTGGAGGGGCTAGCACAGCCCACGGCAGCCCAGCGTCTGGCCTGGTTGTTCCGAGTTCTTTCTGAAAGTTCCTTCCCCAGAGGGAAGCTCAGCCATCCACTCCTCACAGGCTCATTCCCTGAAATCTTTGCAAGCACTGGGTACTCAAGCAAGGAATCACTTTCTTAATTTGAGGACGAGCAGGGATAGGTGTTTACTCCATTAACTGACTGTGTTGAGAGAGGGCCGAGGTCACCTGAGTTAGTTCAATGGTGGTCTTTGGCTCTTTGAGATTGATCCTTCTGCTTGGACCAGAACCTCCctgaattttatttctctgagcccccaaaatatgttcatttttttaaaaaattctatttgggACGGAATGGGTAAGAAAAAGCTAGAGTGAAGCAGggggtgaatgaatgaaatgaaatgtaatgAATCAGGACTTCTCAGATTACAGAATTCAGTTATTTTTGGACGTTCCATTCAGTGGTTTGAAAAGGGCAACTGCCATGGTTGAAGCTGCATCTCACTCCTGAGAAGGCCCCTGTCCTTTCTTCCGTGACAAGACTGTGCTGGTGGCTTCTGGGAAATAGAACTTCGGAAAACGCACATTTCTCACCATTATAATTCCCTTCTGTGAGCGGGTCCTGTTGTCACTGCTCATTGTGCTGGGTCTTCTGATACATCCAGGGGTCTGGGCTGGCTCCCAGGGGGGCTTATCCCTTGCTGGGGACACCCCATGGCGTCCTTGTGCCTTGCCCTTTACCCCACGTACCAAGTTAGGAGATTGGCTTCTGAAAAGTCAGACTTAACCACATGCAAAGAGAGATGCAGTCTTGAGCTGAGAAAGAAAGGATGAATCAAAGGACTGAATTCTTGCAACATCCCTGCTTTACGCCTGGTAAGAAATGTGAGCTAATCAAAGCCAGGCTGGGGAACAGGATGTCCCTATGACTGCTGGAGTTCAGGGAGGATGTGAGTGTGCCTCTCACAGCCCTGGTGGTTGCTGTGTTCCCTACGGAGCCTGGCATTTCAGATCCGTTTGATCTTGTGAATAAGCTGCTGCATAAGGGGTGGAGTGGAGAATGTGAAGGACAGGCCATTAGATCCCCAAGGAATACATTTATATTTCGTGTAAGGTATTTCTCATGAGCTTGAGGAAAGCATCAGACGTTTCCCAAAACGTGGATGCATCTGACGTGAGAGCTATCCTCCATTACTCAGATATAAACTCACACTTTGTGTGAAAAAGCTGGTCAAGAAAATTATAGACCTAAATGTGACAGCCACTTCTCTGGGATTATATCCAAAGCTCAAATCCTGACTCCACTGCTTCTAAACCTCAGCGTCCTCaccagtaaaatgggaataaaatagCACCAGCCGCATCAATCGGTttggacagtgcctggcacacaaaagGCTCCCAGACAGAGTTACTatggtggttgttgttgttagttaCCTCTCTGTTTTAATAAAAGGCGTGGACCACCTTAGCACGATTACTTATGAGTCACTCTCCTGCCACTGCAGGAGAAATTAATGGCAGGATATGCATTATAACATTGCTTTCtagatgggattttttttttcactgttacTTAGAATTAAAGTTTCTCTTACAAAATCTG contains:
- the PALM2AKAP2 gene encoding A-kinase anchor protein 2 isoform X3 translates to MAEAELHKERLQAIAEKRKRQTEIEGKRQELDEQILLLQHCKSKVLREKWLLQGIPAGTAEEEEARRRQSEEDEFRVKQLEDNIQRLEQEIQALESEESQISAKEQIILEKLKETEKSFKDFQKSFSSADGAVYAMEINVEKDTQTGETKILSTATIGPEGVHPRGVKVYEDGTKVVYEVRSAGTVVENGVHRLSSQDVEELIQKAGQSSLRGGRVSERTAVADGSLGHPKEHVLCKEAKLEMVHKSRKDRSSGNPGQQARAPSSEGPQANLDQPVTMIFMGYQNIEDEEETKKVLGYDETIKAELVLIDEDDEKSLREKTVTDVSTIDGNAAELVSGRPISDTTEPSSPEGKEESLATEPAAGVGWENVVVKGDEAASDATEASSADMTIKKPPQLSEDDIWLNHERDNCSANPLDAVISPLPSNHKNMEIEVSVAECKSVPGITSAPHSMDHPSPFYSPPHNGLLADHHESLDNDVASEIRYLDEVLEANCCDSSADGTYNGTSSPEPGAAILVGSPSPPAHTAVQPEPTERAAGRQVPPHIELSKSNSDTMAEGDRANGHSPDQPRDLLGDSLQAPVSPSSSTSSWCSSRDGEFTLTTLKKEAKFELRAFHEDKKPSKLFEDDEKEQYCVRKVRPTEEILELEKERRELIRSQAMKKNPGIAAKWWNPPQEKSIEEQLDEEHLESHKKYKERKERRAQQEQLLLQQQPPPQLCTAPASAREPSGMAAKTKEDIVTEQIDFSAARKQFQLMENSRQPLAKGQSNPRLFSIKPFYRPLGSINSDKPLTISRPASLGGPAEDGGTSAAKGQKAPCALESQSPGGGQGSSAPQGKEGPYSEPSKRGPLSKLWAEDGEFTSARAVLTVVKDDDPGILDQFSRSVNVSLTQEELDSGLDELSVRSQDTTVLETLSNDFSMDNISDSGASNETANALQENSLADFSLPQTPQTDNPSEGRGEGVSKSFSDHGFYSPSSTLGDSPSVDDPLEYQAGLLVQNAIQQAIAEQVDRAGSGTSKGRAEQQRPKATLEEAGTGAPRSEKPQSMFEPPQVSSPVQEKRDVLPKILPAEDRVLRERGPASPPPAVQPSGPINMEETRPEGSYFSKYSEAAELRSTASLLATQESDVMVGPFKLRSRKQRTLSMIEEEIRAAQEREEELKRQRQVLQSTQSSRAKNALSLPSRTSCYKTAPGKIEKVRPPPSPTPEGPSSQPDLAPEEAAGSQRPKNLMQTLMEDYETHKSKRRERMDDSSYTSKLLSCKVTSEVLEATRVNRRKSALALRWEAGIYANQEEEDHE
- the PALM2AKAP2 gene encoding A-kinase anchor protein 2 isoform X9, translating into MAEAELHKERLQAIAEKRKRQTEIEGKRQELDEQILLLQHCKSKVLREKWLLQGIPAGTAEEEEARRRQSEEDEFRVKQLEDNIQRLEQEIQALESEESQISAKEQIILEKLKETEKSFKDFQKSFSSADGGVGWENVVVKGDEAASDATEASSADMTIKKPPQLSEDDIWLNHERDNCSANPLDAVISPLPSNHKNMEIEVSVAECKSVPGITSAPHSMDHPSPFYSPPHNGLLADHHESLDNDVASEIRYLDEVLEANCCDSSADGTYNGTSSPEPGAAILVGSPSPPAHTAVQPEPTERAAGRQVPPHIELSKSNSDTMAEGDRANGHSPDQPRDLLGDSLQAPVSPSSSTSSWCSSRDGEFTLTTLKKEAKFELRAFHEDKKPSKLFEDDEKEQYCVRKVRPTEEILELEKERRELIRSQAMKKNPGIAAKWWNPPQEKSIEEQLDEEHLESHKKYKERKERRAQQEQLLLQQQPPPQLCTAPASAREPSGMAAKTKEDIVTEQIDFSAARKQFQLMENSRQPLAKGQSNPRLFSIKPFYRPLGSINSDKPLTISRPASLGGPAEDGGTSAAKGQKAPCALESQSPGGGQGSSAPQGKEGPYSEPSKRGPLSKLWAEDGEFTSARAVLTVVKDDDPGILDQFSRSVNVSLTQEELDSGLDELSVRSQDTTVLETLSNDFSMDNISDSGASNETANALQENSLADFSLPQTPQTDNPSEGRGEGVSKSFSDHGFYSPSSTLGDSPSVDDPLEYQAGLLVQNAIQQAIAEQVDRAGSGTSKGRAEQQRPKATLEEAGTGAPRSEKPQSMFEPPQVSSPVQEKRDVLPKILPAEDRVLRERGPASPPPAVQPSGPINMEETRPEGSYFSKYSEAAELRSTASLLATQESDVMVGPFKLRSRKQRTLSMIEEEIRAAQEREEELKRQRQVLQSTQSSRAKNALSLPSRTSCYKTAPGKIEKVRPPPSPTPEGPSSQPDLAPEEAAGSQRPKNLMQTLMEDYETHKSKRRERMDDSSYTSKLLSCKVTSEVLEATRVNRRKSALALRWEAGIYANQEEEDHE
- the PALM2AKAP2 gene encoding A-kinase anchor protein 2 isoform X8, which codes for MAEAELHKERLQAIAEKRKRQTEIEGKRQELDEQILLLQHCKSKVLREKWLLQGIPAGTAEEEEARRRQSEEDEFRVKQLEDNIQRLEQEIQALESEESQISAKEQIILEKLKETEKSFKDFQKSFSSADGDAVNCISSQLPNLPILYSRTAEPSPGQDGTSRAAGVGWENVVVKGDEAASDATEASSADMTIKKPPQLSEDDIWLNHERDNCSANPLDAVISPLPSNHKNMEIEVSVAECKSVPGITSAPHSMDHPSPFYSPPHNGLLADHHESLDNDVASEIRYLDEVLEANCCDSSADGTYNGTSSPEPGAAILVGSPSPPAHTAVQPEPTERAAGRQVPPHIELSKSNSDTMAEGDRANGHSPDQPRDLLGDSLQAPVSPSSSTSSWCSSRDGEFTLTTLKKEAKFELRAFHEDKKPSKLFEDDEKEQYCVRKVRPTEEILELEKERRELIRSQAMKKNPGIAAKWWNPPQEKSIEEQLDEEHLESHKKYKERKERRAQQEQLLLQQQPPPQLCTAPASAREPSGMAAKTKEDIVTEQIDFSAARKQFQLMENSRQPLAKGQSNPRLFSIKPFYRPLGSINSDKPLTISRPASLGGPAEDGGTSAAKGQKAPCALESQSPGGGQGSSAPQGKEGPYSEPSKRGPLSKLWAEDGEFTSARAVLTVVKDDDPGILDQFSRSVNVSLTQEELDSGLDELSVRSQDTTVLETLSNDFSMDNISDSGASNETANALQENSLADFSLPQTPQTDNPSEGRGEGVSKSFSDHGFYSPSSTLGDSPSVDDPLEYQAGLLVQNAIQQAIAEQVDRAGSGTSKGRAEQQRPKATLEEAGTGAPRSEKPQSMFEPPQVSSPVQEKRDVLPKILPAEDRVLRERGPASPPPAVQPSGPINMEETRPEGSYFSKYSEAAELRSTASLLATQESDVMVGPFKLRSRKQRTLSMIEEEIRAAQEREEELKRQRQVLQSTQSSRAKNALSLPSRTSCYKTAPGKIEKVRPPPSPTPEGPSSQPDLAPEEAAGSQRPKNLMQTLMEDYETHKSKRRERMDDSSVLEATRVNRRKSALALRWEAGIYANQEEEDHE
- the PALM2AKAP2 gene encoding A-kinase anchor protein 2 isoform X1 → MAEAELHKERLQAIAEKRKRQTEIEGKRQELDEQILLLQHCKSKVLREKWLLQGIPAGTAEEEEARRRQSEEDEFRVKQLEDNIQRLEQEIQALESEESQISAKEQIILEKLKETEKSFKDFQKSFSSADGDAVNCISSQLPNLPILYSRTAEPSPGQDGTSRAAAVYAMEINVEKDTQTGETKILSTATIGPEGVHPRGVKVYEDGTKVVYEVRSAGTVVENGVHRLSSQDVEELIQKAGQSSLRGGRVSERTAVADGSLGHPKEHVLCKEAKLEMVHKSRKDRSSGNPGQQARAPSSEGPQANLDQPVTMIFMGYQNIEDEEETKKVLGYDETIKAELVLIDEDDEKSLREKTVTDVSTIDGNAAELVSGRPISDTTEPSSPEGKEESLATEPAAGVGWENVVVKGDEAASDATEASSADMTIKKPPQLSEDDIWLNHERDNCSANPLDAVISPLPSNHKNMEIEVSVAECKSVPGITSAPHSMDHPSPFYSPPHNGLLADHHESLDNDVASEIRYLDEVLEANCCDSSADGTYNGTSSPEPGAAILVGSPSPPAHTAVQPEPTERAAGRQVPPHIELSKSNSDTMAEGDRANGHSPDQPRDLLGDSLQAPVSPSSSTSSWCSSRDGEFTLTTLKKEAKFELRAFHEDKKPSKLFEDDEKEQYCVRKVRPTEEILELEKERRELIRSQAMKKNPGIAAKWWNPPQEKSIEEQLDEEHLESHKKYKERKERRAQQEQLLLQQQPPPQLCTAPASAREPSGMAAKTKEDIVTEQIDFSAARKQFQLMENSRQPLAKGQSNPRLFSIKPFYRPLGSINSDKPLTISRPASLGGPAEDGGTSAAKGQKAPCALESQSPGGGQGSSAPQGKEGPYSEPSKRGPLSKLWAEDGEFTSARAVLTVVKDDDPGILDQFSRSVNVSLTQEELDSGLDELSVRSQDTTVLETLSNDFSMDNISDSGASNETANALQENSLADFSLPQTPQTDNPSEGRGEGVSKSFSDHGFYSPSSTLGDSPSVDDPLEYQAGLLVQNAIQQAIAEQVDRAGSGTSKGRAEQQRPKATLEEAGTGAPRSEKPQSMFEPPQVSSPVQEKRDVLPKILPAEDRVLRERGPASPPPAVQPSGPINMEETRPEGSYFSKYSEAAELRSTASLLATQESDVMVGPFKLRSRKQRTLSMIEEEIRAAQEREEELKRQRQVLQSTQSSRAKNALSLPSRTSCYKTAPGKIEKVRPPPSPTPEGPSSQPDLAPEEAAGSQRPKNLMQTLMEDYETHKSKRRERMDDSSYTSKLLSCKVTSEVLEATRVNRRKSALALRWEAGIYANQEEEDHE
- the PALM2AKAP2 gene encoding A-kinase anchor protein 2 isoform X4, whose translation is MAEAELHKERLQAIAEKRKRQTEIEGKRQELDEQILLLQHCKSKVLREKWLLQGIPAGTAEEEEARRRQSEEDEFRVKQLEDNIQRLEQEIQALESEESQISAKEQIILEKLKETEKSFKDFQKSFSSADGDAVNCISSQLPNLPILYSRTAEPSPGQDGTSRAAAVYAMEINVEKDTQTGETKILSTATIGPEGVHPRGVKVYEDGTKVVYEVRSAGTVVENGVHRLSSQDVEELIQKAGQSSLRGGRVSERTAVADGSLGHPKEHVLCKEAKLEMVHKSRKDRSSGNPGQQARAPSSEGPQANLDQPVTMIFMGYQNIEDEEETKKVLGYDETIKAELVLIDEDDEKSLREKTVTDVSTIDGNAAELVSGRPISDTTEPSSPEGKEESLATEPAAGVGWENVVVKGDEAASDATEASSADMTIKKPPQLSEDDIWLNHERDNCSANPLDAVISPLPSNHKNMEIEVSVAECKSVPGITSAPHSMDHPSPFYSPPHNGLLADHHESLDNDVASEIRYLDEVLEANCCDSSADGTYNGTSSPEPGAAILVGSPSPPAHTAVQPEPTERAAGRQVPPHIELSKSNSDTMAEGDRANGHSPDQPRDLLGDSLQAPVSPSSSTSSWCSSRDGEFTLTTLKKEAKFELRAFHEDKKPSKLFEDDEKEQYCVRKVRPTEEILELEKERRELIRSQAMKKNPGIAAKWWNPPQEKSIEEQLDEEHLESHKKYKERKERRAQQEQLLLQQQPPPQLCTAPASAREPSGMAAKTKEDIVTEQIDFSAARKQFQLMENSRQPLAKGQSNPRLFSIKPFYRPLGSINSDKPLTISRPASLGGPAEDGGTSAAKGQKAPCALESQSPGGGQGSSAPQGKEGPYSEPSKRGPLSKLWAEDGEFTSARAVLTVVKDDDPGILDQFSRSVNVSLTQEELDSGLDELSVRSQDTTVLETLSNDFSMDNISDSGASNETANALQENSLADFSLPQTPQTDNPSEGRGEGVSKSFSDHGFYSPSSTLGDSPSVDDPLEYQAGLLVQNAIQQAIAEQVDRAGSGTSKGRAEQQRPKATLEEAGTGAPRSEKPQSMFEPPQVSSPVQEKRDVLPKILPAEDRVLRERGPASPPPAVQPSGPINMEETRPEGSYFSKYSEAAELRSTASLLATQESDVMVGPFKLRSRKQRTLSMIEEEIRAAQEREEELKRQRQVLQSTQSSRAKNALSLPSRTSCYKTAPVYIHQCHLGIINMIWVPDQT
- the PALM2AKAP2 gene encoding A-kinase anchor protein 2 isoform X2, giving the protein MAEAELHKERLQAIAEKRKRQTEIEGKRQELDEQILLLQHCKSKVLREKWLLQGIPAGTAEEEEARRRQSEEDEFRVKQLEDNIQRLEQEIQALESEESQISAKEQIILEKLKETEKSFKDFQKSFSSADGDAVNCISSQLPNLPILYSRTAEPSPGQDGTSRAAAVYAMEINVEKDTQTGETKILSTATIGPEGVHPRGVKVYEDGTKVVYEVRSAGTVVENGVHRLSSQDVEELIQKAGQSSLRGGRVSERTAVADGSLGHPKEHVLCKEAKLEMVHKSRKDRSSGNPGQQARAPSSEGPQANLDQPVTMIFMGYQNIEDEEETKKVLGYDETIKAELVLIDEDDEKSLREKTVTDVSTIDGNAAELVSGRPISDTTEPSSPEGKEESLATEPAAGVGWENVVVKGDEAASDATEASSADMTIKKPPQLSEDDIWLNHERDNCSANPLDAVISPLPSNHKNMEIEVSVAECKSVPGITSAPHSMDHPSPFYSPPHNGLLADHHESLDNDVASEIRYLDEVLEANCCDSSADGTYNGTSSPEPGAAILVGSPSPPAHTAVQPEPTERAAGRQVPPHIELSKSNSDTMAEGDRANGHSPDQPRDLLGDSLQAPVSPSSSTSSWCSSRDGEFTLTTLKKEAKFELRAFHEDKKPSKLFEDDEKEQYCVRKVRPTEEILELEKERRELIRSQAMKKNPGIAAKWWNPPQEKSIEEQLDEEHLESHKKYKERKERRAQQEQLLLQQQPPPQLCTAPASAREPSGMAAKTKEDIVTEQIDFSAARKQFQLMENSRQPLAKGQSNPRLFSIKPFYRPLGSINSDKPLTISRPASLGGPAEDGGTSAAKGQKAPCALESQSPGGGQGSSAPQGKEGPYSEPSKRGPLSKLWAEDGEFTSARAVLTVVKDDDPGILDQFSRSVNVSLTQEELDSGLDELSVRSQDTTVLETLSNDFSMDNISDSGASNETANALQENSLADFSLPQTPQTDNPSEGRGEGVSKSFSDHGFYSPSSTLGDSPSVDDPLEYQAGLLVQNAIQQAIAEQVDRAGSGTSKGRAEQQRPKATLEEAGTGAPRSEKPQSMFEPPQVSSPVQEKRDVLPKILPAEDRVLRERGPASPPPAVQPSGPINMEETRPEGSYFSKYSEAAELRSTASLLATQESDVMVGPFKLRSRKQRTLSMIEEEIRAAQEREEELKRQRQVLQSTQSSRAKNALSLPSRTSCYKTAPGKIEKVRPPPSPTPEGPSSQPDLAPEEAAGSQRPKNLMQTLMEDYETHKSKRRERMDDSSVLEATRVNRRKSALALRWEAGIYANQEEEDHE